Within the Arachis duranensis cultivar V14167 chromosome 10, aradu.V14167.gnm2.J7QH, whole genome shotgun sequence genome, the region CAATTAACTTCatcagtcacttaggtcctttGCACAATCAACTCTAACGGAGGACAAAATGGTCCCTAACAACTCTCACAAGGGACAAAATGGTTCCTGACCCCTCTGTTCGAAAACAACACTGTTCTCTCCCAATTttcatcatatctcgcataaccctAATAGTGTAACACTGCAACTTCAAGCTACACAATGCACACTCTGCAACTTcaatgttcacaagaaaaaaaatcaacttgttttcaaccaattcatactcagGAAACTAATGACTATGTCTCTTAAGTACTTGTTGTCTTCGATAGATCCCATGAATCTTGACAGCAAGTCCGATTTATTAAGACCCGTCATCATCGTCGCCATCTCCCTCTTCCTCTGCCTTATCATCTCTGTGACCACATTGTCCACTACTTCAATTGCttccttcagcttcttctcTGAACCAATGTTCACTAATCGCTTCAGTTTCTATATGAGCGGTGACGATGACATTGCTCATTGTATTGAAAGCTTGGATGCAAGGTCAAAATTGTCTGCTAGCTTGGACTCTGGGAGAGAAGAAATGAAGCACTTGGGATTCATTgcaaatgagaatttgcatatgatATCAAATGAGGATCTTCTCATGATTTTCTaatgtccaacaatctatattTCTTGCTGGAAAGTGGAGAAAGGTGTGCCCTTGGGTTAGTTATGGAACTTGGTCTTGAgggttgataaaccccgttttgacggtttatcttgtattaattttaagagattttatcaccttttacccacatttatccattgaattagcatggttttgtgattgtctccttatttgtgcttagatgtgaaaacatgcttttagacccttaatttgatgatttttttattcacctttgattccattggatgccttgatgtgtttgttagtgatttcagattgaaaaggctaggaatggatcaaagaagtgaagggaaaagcatgcaaagtggagaaatcatgaaaagtcaaagaagttgaactcgcccatggacgcgcacgcgcacctggcgcttacGTGCAcctgcgaatcaccccatggacgcgtacgcgtgctgtgcacgtacgcgtcggtgctagtttatgattttttaatgaaaacgtggccaacgaattctgaagggttgtggagcccaatctcaaccaactttggcgcctaaactgctatttaaagccaaggattgaagagcaaaaggGACATGAGTTCATtttcactcattaggattagtttagaagtagtttctagagagagaagctctcacttctctctagaattaggattaggattaggtttagttcttagatctaggttttaatctttgccttcttctacttctacctttcaattccttgttgttagattcatcttcttctattcttttgttctaattccctttatgttgttcttatgttttgttgtagatctactattgttcattccattttctttcaattcaataagaggtaattcatgtagatcttgtttcctttaattgttgttgttaattctttacatTTGATTGTAGTTAGAAttaattcttgttgttgatttactatgttttccttttgtgccttccaagtgtttgatgaaatacttggttggattttagaatagagttttatgttcttggcttggaaaggtaacttagggattcttgagttactaatgtccaagtaattgatgattgggatccattgactctagttctcactaattgaattagtggagagttaggacttatggactaggattgatatagctcatttgactttcctttactactagttagaggatgatttaatgagattaatccttgccaattctcatattgtggttagtgattaggatagagatccttgaccaccaacccttgccaagacctttttaggccttagtttactttcttgccatttatctttcatgcttcttatcaaaaccccaaaataactcacaaccaataacaaaacacttcattacaattcctagggagaacgacatgaggtttgaatacttcggtttataaaattaggggtttgttacttgtgacaaacaatcttttgtataaaaggattattgttggtttagaaactacactttacaacgagatttcattagtgaaattctaaaccgtcaaaaatccaatcatcaaggATATGGTGGACGTTATCAAGGGCGGAGGTGATACTCTTATCGAGGACATGGAGGTGGATGCTTCTGGTGGATAAAGTGCGGAGGAGGTGGGTGTATCAGTCACAGATATTTGGAAAGTGTGTGGTCCATGACATGTTGAGGTATGTGTGTCACGCGTGGTAGTTACACCATGACTTGATCTTGGagctgaagaggaagaaggagaagatggAGAAGAAGACTGTGAAGGTGAAGAAAGAGAGTATGAATGTGAGGGTTATGCAAAATATGATGGAAATTAGGGGATAATGACATCATTTTCGAACAGAGGGGAAGGGACCATTTTGTCtcctgttagagttgtcagaGACCATTTTGTTCCCCGTTACAGTTGACGGAGCAAAGAATCCAAATGACTGACGGAGTTAATTGTTAAAAATctatcgagtaattaattttagttttgggTGGGGAGAGGGGGGAGGGGTTAAAATGTCTGGTCTAAAATTCTTTGGAAACCAAAATAGGTAaatactctttatttttttatataactttCCATAACTCTTTGTTTATAtcttctaattttattatttctcttttgatatttttaattgtatataaattttaattcaatcaattatagtttaagtattagtctaattttttattctcttcatgattttatatattttattttattctcaatttattaatttttattatttattttttatcttttgttctattatatgttattatgttgcatataaatttttaaaatgaattaatttattaatttagaatatatttttatttttaaaaataataatagaaaaatatcaaGTTATAGAAGNNNNNNNNNNNNNNNNNNNNNNNNNNNNNAACTTGTTTGAATGTAAGTGACTCGTTTTTTACATTTGATAAAAAGTTGATTTGTTTAGCTGAATTTTATTCACATGAATTTTCTTCTACTTAATTTTTAGCATTTAATAGTCaacttgaaaattttatattgaatatACATTTTGATTATCAATTCTCAAATATAATGGAATTAGTGGACTATCTCAAAAATTAGTTGAGACAAAAAAGTATATTATTTATCCATTGGTGTTTCTcctattaaaattaactttgatTCTACTATGTACTTATGACAACGATATCAGTTGAAAAAACATTTTCTGCTATCAATATCATAAAAAGACGATTTTATAATCGAATGGAAGATGAATGGTACGATTAAATGATTACTTAgttacatatataaaaagatatataaaaagagagacatttaattaaattgataataaaataattattcgatatttttaaaatataaaaaaataccttcaaaatttaaaaaaaattaatgactaatataatattttttatattcaaataactaatgtttatttttattttttttattttagattaagatattttttaatagtaatattattattttggttcCCAACATAAATTTTTAAGTCTATTACTGTattcataattataaaaattgaacCGGCTCAACTAAAAAATCGAATCCTTATCCAGTTCAGTTTGATGTCATGACCGTTTAAGGTAAAAAAATTGGTCAAACTCAACAACAATGCCTAAACATGACTGCACCACTAAGCCAATTAACTTCttttatttagtgtatttataattttatatattaaatatctagtacaatttaaaaaaaattgttatatatatttattcatataatatacatattatataaaaatNNNNNNNNNNNNNNNNNNNNNNNNNNNNNNNNNNNNNNNNNNNNNNNNNNNNNNNNNNNNNNNNNNNNNNNNNNNNNNNNNNNNNNNNNNNNNNNNNNNNNNNNNNNNNAGactgattttattaatttaacaaataatttatcaattaaattaataaatcaataacttAATAATCAACTTtctcatataaaaaaaacataatcaaCTTTGAAAAtccttatctatttattttttaaaatatggaaAGCTTTGTAACACCATTTTAACGTTAATAATAAGTTGGTATTATCATATATGTTAGACTACAGAAGCATTTAATTTCACCGTATTCTTACATGAATAGCTAGATGTCAGAATTGAAGGACATAATCAATCTACAATGAATTATGGATTTTTCTCAGGAACTTTAAATCGTTTGTAAGAATAATATTTTACCATTTGGTAGCGAACAAATAAAATCCACTGAGGTGGACCTCCCATACCATATTTCTGTACACCAAAATGCCGTATATATTGCTTTGAATGACACTCTCTATACACTGCAACATTTGCATGTGATCTGGCTCGCCCATCCTCTCTTTGCGGATAGTGGAATGTTGCAAAAGCAAAGAAATGGTTAATGTTAGTttgaatataagataaaaaaaattgttagtcATTTTAaccttttgatttattttattctataatttctaatttttaatattttttattataaaaattctaattctatgccataaattatatattttaaaacttaaattattaaataaagattaaaacacatataataaataattttatatttaataatttcaaactATTTAAACATTATTGCCTATATGTTATCACAAAATGTTTTCTACTAAATTCATTTTAGGGTATAGATTTAAGTAGTTAATAACTACAACTCATATTTAAGGTGACTtataatttattacttattaaCTGAATTTTCACTGATATTAGAAAATAAATGATACTATatattttaacactaaaactgATCTCTCCTTAAAGAACaccttttgttttaaaattaaaatgtgttTACTGAgttacttttttataaattattgttttatGATTATtcctattaatttttatttaaaaaatttacatcaaaatagatataaataatgtaaaattttatttcagagatttattaatttcttaattaggAATTATTTTCAGGCCATATAggaaattttaattgaaaataacctttaaatattaaaatcacttttattatATTCTAGGACGAATCTTTGAGAAAATACTCAATTTGGTGTCTAAAGTTATACTCAAATCTCAATTTAGTCTTTGAAATTTCAATTACTTCAATTTAGttcctaaattttttaattgattctgTAACGGAAATCACTGCAGAGACTATcatgattaaaatttaaaaagtttagaaACTAAACTAAAGCAATTGAAACTTCAATAACTAGATTGAGGCTCGAATGTAACTTTAGAGACTAAACTGACtattttctcaatttgttaAATGTAGAGGATGATGGGTGAATACATCCATGGTCATGAATGTTAGTAACTTTGAATTGTGAATTATTTGCATTATATTGTTGTTTCCTCAGCTGGTCACACAGATGGATATTAGATTCTTGAGTATAGTACTAGTACTAAAGTACTACTCCATTTTATCCCTCAAAAGTGGGGACATCATTCTCCCTCATTGTTTATCTGTACGGTACCATTTCAATTTCATGCATCTATCTCATGGCCTTATTATTAGCTACCTACATTCATGCTCGTGAACCAtttcaaacaaataaaaaagataactaATTCATAAGTAGCTAGCTACACATTATTATTCACATACACGcacaacatatataataaattaaaatttagccagcaataataataatcatccattgttttcttctcttttcttttcccttgcttgttttcttctcttttcttttcccttGCTCGAGTGCtggaacattttttttttatatattagaaGGTGCTGATAATTAAGATGTGATAACTAACTCTGATTATTGTAGAAGCTTATTTATTTGATTCCTTTATCAATAAAACAGCCACTACATACTTAGGCTTCGAAACAGgagagataaatataaataaaatactactaTATACTACTATATAGTAATAATAGTTATTAGTGACTAATTATAGTAGAAGTGGTGGGCATAGTCAGTTACTGATTCACTGttgatcatcatcattatcatcatcatcatcagtacTTTGTTGGCTCCAATTCTTGATTGCTTGCCCCACTGCTAGTTTCACAGCTTGTGCATCAATAATACTCTCACCATCCTCTTCATTCTACAAAATCCACAACTTAATCATTCTTACCCACTATACTTATTTTGAGTTATTGCAGAACTTATCTATGTAACATAGTTagggctatatatatatatataactatttaACATTATGCACATTGAGTATATGTACACATCAATATTCACATCAACCCCCTCTTTATGCATTCTCAaatcaaaaatagtatttaCACATCAGAatcagttattatatatttatatataaatatatatataatttaattataatttaatttattttttatagtttaatgagtattttatattaataactaattgtagtggtttattattttaaaatgatgTGAATATCATTTGCATATACGGACATGCGCATGTGACTTCCAAAAATATGGAATAATATaagaagtgaaaaagaaaatcacAAAATGATATGCACATTGAATATCCTATTTGACATAAATGAAAGAAtatcaagaataaaaaataatattaacaataaaaaaatattcaaaaatcatcaggaatttattatttattattatgatttttagtcataaattaattttttttaagtctaataattttaacatatttttaaccaatacttttaaatattaataaatagactaaaaacaataaatgctGCTAACAGTCTAGCGTTTCTCTTAATAATATTCATATCCGATCCATAAGCTTATTATTATGTGATATTATTTCCATAATATTTACTTACTTCTCCTCCAACAGCTTGAAAGCGAAAAGTGTCTGTGCAAGAAACCCTAGCTTCCATAACAGTGAGACCCATCTCTTCAAACACCTCCAATATGGAAACAAGAAGACCTGGACAACTCTTTGCTGACACCACGTTTACAAGAAACCCCTTCTCTAGGGTTTCTACTTTTACCTGAATATTATTCATTCACAGCAATACAATGCAACTTCATTATTAAAATGTATTTAACTTTAATCAACTAAACCTTGTGGAAATaaagtttgattaaaaaaaaaattagtgcctAATAATTTTCATTGTGGCTCTCTGCCTAGTATTAAAAACTTCGTGAAACCACTATTATTTTAGGCTTTACGTAAATTTTTACatgagttatattttttttatttatcttatacaatttttttttgcttttaaaGTTAAACAAGaatcaaactctaaatttttcgattatagaaattttgatattgtattataaaattgtttttaCTAAAAAGTTAAGGTGATAAGAAAATAcacataaattattatatctttATCAAATATACATactgataatataaaatattttgtaccaCCTTTTAAGTAGTTAGTAAAAGGTAAACTATGTACACTAGCGGtgaattttttagttaataaatGTATAAAGTTATTATAAGCTAAGATTTGTAACTACAGAGGTAGAGGTGttaaactctttttttcttttttcttttacttgagaaaatatatatatacataccaTAGGCAAAGGATTTTGGTGAGTGGATGTTTGTGCAGCCGCCATGTCTTGATTGAGTCTTTCTACTTTTTGCTTTAGATCTCTGATGTACTTTGATGCATCGATTATAATCGACGTCTTGTTAAGCTGCCACatataacaattatcaatcaatatttttcaatatctaattattaattaattaaattttgaataattctTCTATATCCAGATATCGTCTATGGCAGAAAATAAAGACATgtaaatttatgaaattagaaagaagaaaaaatgaattacAGCATGAGAGTTAGTAATGGAACGAAGAAGTTGCAGCTTCTCGTGCAATAGTGCTGCTCTCTTTTGCTCTCTAGAAACCATGAGAGAAGAGTGAGTTGTTTTCTGTTTCTTCTGTTTTGCTATATATATCAACTTTTGCAGATCTCTATCTGAAGCtgtttatatataattagaGAGCTACGAACTTCCTATAACGGAGACCTCTCATCAAACAACACTAGctacttctatttatttatttttctttttctttcttctttctcacaTGACTGCCTAAGTTTCTTCACAATGAAAATACTATATAGCCTCTATCTCTCCCTCCACtattttactaaaataccctcttttatttctaatagtaaaaaatttgaGTCCTCataattctaataataaaatttattaattaactaattttatatcCATAAAAGATTGAATTAGTTTAATAAAATTACACGGTGGATCCATCATTAAGTACATTTGTctaatattttgaataattttgtcaaactaaataatttattttttatgaatattgaatTAGTTATTTACATAGTTTATGTTTAGATGCTCTCACGAGCTATATTTTTGTAAGGATTTTACTAGTTAGATAATgatttttgtaaataatgtgaataatggaTTTTAGAATTcactcaataaaataaaaaaaatatattttttatttttaaattatttcctAAATCTTAGAATAACTATTTGCACacctaataaattaaacatccaACTATTATTAACTGTGTATgagtaaatcaaatcaaaagaaatattatatatatagagagacaataagaatatatattttgtaatatTAGAAGCAAGATGAGCATTTAGGAAGTGACCATATCATTCAACTTCAGGATACCATTGgtattaaatatatatgtatataataatactatatatgattaatataaataattaattattgcatATCTAGAAGCCAGTGGAATATTATAATGAGTTTAATCACTATATGTTTTTcagtaatattttataatattaaattaaacatgCTATTTGAAAAGTAATAAGAGGTTGGGTTTttcataacaataataatgataattattgAAAAGAAGAATAACTTTAAATAATGTTCCATTTTTTAAAGGAAAGAACTTAAGATTCATTCAACTTTTCCAATCaatattctcttattttctcttccactctcttttttctttttttttttcattgttaatttaaataatataaaaatactatgtgtacaaaaaaattaaccactaaatatttatatatgaataatatatgttatttaattaatttttaatatgtattttatattttaacatttattatttataggtaactaatttttatatttttgtaataaaattaaaaaaattgtgtttaaaatttttgttgactaattattgtttaaaaaaagttaattatttcTAGTTCGTTTGGTCATGTTTAAAATGATTATATCAATATCACCGACTTATTACTATtataatttactttaattttagtgAGTGTATactaatacataaatttaaattatatataagttAGAATTAGAAAACACGCACAAgcgtaattatatttttatgaatcCAACTGTTAAATGACTATAGTTCATAATATAATGATTCTTGgggttaataaaaaaaataatgaagatCATTTGTATTAAATTTGACCAAAATCTAACATCATTAAGTGTATGTAATTGAACAATTCTTGCTTATATAAATTCTAAGCAAATATATTGTTACAGCgctgaataaaaataataattttcatattaattatataaataattataaaaaataaatataattaaataattatttaaataatgcatcgaaattaaattgttaaaaatataataatattatttggtCATAATGAATTGTGTGGGAAGGGGGTGGGAATGATGAGCTCGTGATATATAATGAAAGAATTGGTCATCGAAAGAAGTGAAGGAGAAGTAAGCAACAAAAGGATGTTTAGTTGTGATTTGGGAATGCCTCCAAACTCACACACTCACGGGgcctttttattttgttttagtctctctctctctctctctccacacGTGCCATCCTACCCTTCTCACACTTTATGGATTGGACAATGGAGACACCCAAAACTCAGtttcattttcattcttttcGTTCTTTTCCCTCTTAGCTTGAAACTTGAAAGTgagcattttaaatttttatcattatttacaTGCATTGCTAGCTGGCCATATATATAAACCATGCATGCATAGTTCCAATAAACAGATCAGCTTCCATTACATAGAAACAATATTCGTTATTAATTAACATGTAATCATTATTATTAATCAAGTGAGGTAATAGTCTAATTTGGTCATTGTTATTGATTATTTATTGTTCATCAcgaaaatataatataatggctttttctctttctcttgttaattatattttcttACTGAGAGTTGTGTCCTTTGATGCCAGCTTAGAATTCAACTACAGATTTATATACtccaattatttaattttaatgtttaagGTGTGTAAAAAAACGTGAATTATGGAAGAAGAAATTCTTATTCATggagtttgattttttttttaaatatatttgaatTCAAGTAGCTAGCTAGCTAGAGCAATATGCAAccgaaatatactaaaatatatagatatttttaatttataaaaaatatcctattaattctaatatttattaCATTGGTAATaacctaattacaaaataaaaaatagtagtgtaagaattcaattaaaaaaaaaagtataaaaacttaattataaatttagtaaaactatAAGGATCTAGTacaaacttaaaaatataaataaagtggCAATTAAATTTCTGAGTATTTTGATCTTTAACTGATTAGcttatggaaaaaaaaaataccaattaAGTCGTCAATGATACAGACATAAAATGGTATGTCCGTTCATGTGTTCAATAAAGATGCAAAACTCCTAGCTTATATTACCGACACATTGATtgtcaattttattaaatttttaaaaaaaatcaactcgTTTAAAAGCAACTGTCAATTTTATCGTCAATTTTTAATGTTATcgacaacaaattaaaattatcgATTTAACCGTCAATTTTATCAATGTTTTTTTAGTGATTATTACTATACGAATATGTAAATAGTGTCATTTTAAacgataaaatatttattattttttaaatttctataaaaatttcctcaattattatttattatcaatCTTAATGAAGCACGTAAAGTTGTTATGCTTCTATACACAAATACGTCACTATTACCtatagtatatataaaaaacatcATTAATGAAAGGATATAAACCTGATTAGTGTTTGTTATTGTAGagaatttagttaattttttttttcgagaGCTAATTAGTATGAGATCAAAAGTCTTAGAGATCtagttattattttactataaaagTATTAGCTAGGTATTTGCTTTAGTATAGtaacaaattaatatatataccaTTATGATAAAATTGTGGAAGAATGATTAAGAAAGCGTCCAAAGCGACATATGAATTATGTcgatattagtatttttttagttgtgtttaaaatatatatataatataatatataattttttatactaaaattttctTGTACCTAATTATTAAATGAATGAAATagaattttgattaatttaaagtaCTAAAAAAGCATTTTAAGCTTAAATTTAGTAATTATattacaaataataaatttgattttaaaacaactaaaaaactCTTTAGTTAATTCTAAGTCtaaaatacaattttaaaaagagtaaattactataataaatcaaattttctcCAAAATTATCTAGATCTCCCAAAACGAAAAAAACTACCTGAATGTCCCAAGttatatttctatataaattgaattgatTAAATTCGATTTATGTAAAATAGTACTAAATTGAATTCATTATATTCGAATTGCATGCAAACGTAAATTGTCTATAAATCGAAGTTAGTGGTTTCAAATTCTATATAAGCACTAAATCGAAAcaatgaaatttgatttttatttgcaTGTAAATCGAACCAATTCAATTCGATTTAGACACGTGAATTCTATATAAGCACTATATCATGGCCTGTTGTTTATGTGTCTAAATCGAACTAAATTGGTTCGATTTATATGCAAATAAAAATCGAATCTCATTATTTCGATTTAGTGTTTATATAGAATTCGAAGCCATTAACTTTGATTTATAGACAATTTGCGTTTGTATGCAATTCGAATATAATGAATTCGATTTAGTATCATTTTACATAAATCGAATTTAatcaattcaatttatataaaaatgcaAGTTGGGACATTcagataactttttttttattttaaaagatctgGATAATTTTGAGAGCCATTTGATTTATTATAGTAATTTAcccttttaaaaaatagtttaaaaaggATTAAAATATCTCTTtcatgattagttttaaaaagactaaaataatattttagaatcaatttttacttgtattataaataaaatttgaatttagttttaaaaagattaatgtaatatttttgttaattttaaaagattaaaatacccatgttagtgttaaaatttgttaattgtgttagtaataagatattaaactttgaattaaaataatatttttgttcattttaaaaagataaaaaatagctttatatgattatttataacaaaataagaaatatactttaaaattaaagttatttaCTTGGTATCAGAAATTtgaacataattttaaaaagaataaaataccctttgatttaattttaaaaagacaaaaatgcTCTTTTGTTATTTAGTTATATGTATTAAAGATTAGAAGTTGGGATTCGgttttaaaattactaaattactagtttggttaattttaagaatattaaATTACCAGTATGCTTAACTTTAAGAATACTAAAATGACTAAATTATCTGTTTGGTTAAttcaatattaattttaaaaagactaaaatatcttttcataatcatatttaaatatattaaaaagcaaaaatttgaatttaattttaaaaagattaaactATCTCTTTATTATATCAGTCTTGttatatatttaagtttttttttacaattaaatctaattaaattgatttaaatttaataaaaattaattttattagtgaGAACGTGAATATATGTTCCAATTCTCCAGCAACTAACGTAAACATAAACGATtatatcttctttttcctcttcctcctcctcctcttctttcttcttctcgaatttttttttcatcgtCGTTCTTTTATTGCTGCTGCTGTTactgcatttttttttctttttctccttttctttctagtaattttacaacaatgattttttcttttttttttcttttggttttattccttttaagatagtgaaataaaaagaattatgagaaaataaagtaagaagaagatgaagaagaaaaaaaagtaacagaagatgaatagaagaaagagtaagaattttaaattatgcaaaacttattagaaatataagatcccagatttttagaaattagattatgctaattatttatgttttttttaatttatttgattatctctaatttaaaattagagtatttatttgaaaataatttgcaagttgataaataaatattaaaattatctttaaagaaaatattatttattcgtcaacttacaaattattt harbors:
- the LOC107469282 gene encoding transcription factor ICE1, with amino-acid sequence MVSREQKRAALLHEKLQLLRSITNSHALNKTSIIIDASKYIRDLKQKVERLNQDMAAAQTSTHQNPLPMVKVETLEKGFLVNVVSAKSCPGLLVSILEVFEEMGLTVMEARVSCTDTFRFQAVGGENEEDGESIIDAQAVKLAVGQAIKNWSQQSTDDDDDNDDDQQ